In Microbacterium enclense, one genomic interval encodes:
- a CDS encoding ABC transporter permease produces the protein MSRANEEATLRLQRLAATPLKPVGAVSGSGAWWGAVRAIFSHREMLGLLVRRDLKARYKDSTLGFFWSLIRPLIQLAVYFVVMGQFLQAAKSIPDFAVYVFAGLSAIGLFTEIVVGGTGSVLTNAGLVKKVYLPREVFPLSSVGSALFNFGIQLIVLIGATLLVAKPPLHLQLAYAVPAVLLIVVYGTAFALLFSAVNVYLRDVQYLVEVITMLLFWASPIVYSWQMAKTLIPSQLVLDVYTNNPLTLAVLGFQRAFWVAGDTAEWPADLLMRMGIAGAIGVVLLLICHRVFIRLQGNFAQEL, from the coding sequence ATGTCACGCGCAAATGAAGAGGCTACGCTTCGCCTGCAGCGGCTGGCGGCGACCCCGCTCAAGCCGGTCGGCGCCGTCAGCGGTTCCGGAGCGTGGTGGGGAGCGGTCCGCGCGATCTTCTCCCACCGCGAGATGCTGGGCCTCCTCGTCCGCCGTGACCTGAAGGCGCGCTACAAAGACTCCACGCTGGGGTTCTTCTGGTCGCTCATCCGCCCGCTGATCCAGCTGGCCGTCTACTTCGTCGTCATGGGTCAGTTCCTGCAGGCGGCGAAGAGCATCCCCGACTTCGCGGTCTACGTCTTCGCGGGCCTGTCCGCGATCGGTCTGTTCACCGAGATCGTCGTCGGCGGAACCGGCTCGGTGCTCACCAATGCGGGCCTCGTCAAGAAGGTGTACCTCCCCCGTGAGGTGTTCCCCCTCTCGAGCGTGGGCTCGGCCCTGTTCAACTTCGGCATCCAGCTGATCGTGCTGATCGGCGCCACGCTGCTCGTCGCGAAGCCGCCACTGCACCTCCAGCTCGCGTACGCGGTCCCCGCTGTCCTGTTGATCGTCGTGTACGGCACGGCGTTCGCGCTGCTGTTCAGCGCGGTGAACGTCTACCTCCGCGACGTGCAGTACCTCGTCGAGGTGATCACGATGCTGCTCTTCTGGGCGAGTCCGATCGTCTACTCGTGGCAGATGGCCAAGACCCTGATTCCGTCCCAGCTCGTCCTCGACGTGTACACGAACAACCCCCTCACCCTCGCCGTCCTCGGCTTCCAGCGCGCGTTCTGGGTCGCCGGCGACACCGCGGAGTGGCCCGCCGACCTCCTCATGCGCATGGGCATCGCCGGCGCGATCGGCGTCGTGCTGCTGCTCATCTGCCACCGCGTCTTCATCCGCCTGCAGGGCAACTTCGCCCAGGAGCTCTGA